The Syngnathus typhle isolate RoL2023-S1 ecotype Sweden linkage group LG11, RoL_Styp_1.0, whole genome shotgun sequence genome contains a region encoding:
- the LOC133162633 gene encoding SH3 and cysteine-rich domain-containing protein 3-like isoform X2, with the protein MANCDSPPLPDNVKEEDNTVYFIYDEEVEEEERDEPPPPESIKPINDRPHKFKDHYCKKPKFCDVCARMIVLNNKFALRCKNCKTSIHHQCQSYVEFQRCFGKIPPGFRRAYSSPLYSSQQNATVSQLLPFSQSNRTDPVFETLRIGVIMANKERKKGSEDKKNMMMMMLEDDESQPKQQENGAEGTSSEGDKRGDKAPVDDKSKKPQPGKIGVFSQSHYYLALYRFKAIEKDDLDVHAGDRITVIDDSNEEWWRGKIADRAGFFPANYIIRVRAGEQVYKVTRSFVGNREMGQITLKKDQIVVKKGDEVNAYLKVSTGRKLGFFPANLLQEI; encoded by the exons ATGGCCAACTGTGACTC CCCCCCTCTGCCGGATAATGTGAAAGAGGAGGATAACACG GTCTATTTCATCTACGAcgaggaggtggaggaagaggagcgagATGAACCGCCTCCGCCAGAGTCCATCAAACCCATCAATGACCGGCCACATAAATTCAAGGATCATTACTGCAAGAAGCCCAAATTCTGCGACGTGTGCGCTCGCATGATTGTTT TAAACAACAAGTTTGCATTGCGTTGCAAGAACTGCAAAACCAGCATCCACCACCAGTGTCAGTCCTACGTGGAGTTCCAGAGATGCTTTGGCAAAATT CCTCCAGGCTTCAGGAGAGCATACAGTTCTCCTCTGTACAGCAGCCAGCAGAATGCTACTGTCTCCCAACTCTTGCCTTTCT CGCAGTCGAATCGCACCGACCCCGTGTTTGAAACGCTGCGCATTGGCGTCATTATGGCCAACAAGGAGCGCAAGAAAGGATCAGAGGATAAAAAGAAC atgatgatgatgatgttggagGACGACGAGTCCCAGCCCAAGCAGCAGGAGAATGGAGCTGAAGGAA CGAGCTCAGAGGGAGACAAGCGAGGAGACAAAGCTCCCGTAGATGACAAG AGTAAAAAACCTCAGCCAGGAAAGATCGGCGTATTCAGTCAGTCTCACTACTACTTGGCTCTGTACCGCTTCAAGGCAATTGAGAAAGATGACCTGGACGTTCA CGCCGGCGACCGCATCACAGTGATCGATGACTCCAATGAGGAGTGGTGGAGG GGGAAGATCGCCGACAGGGCGGGCTTCTTCCCAGCCAACTACATTATCCGAGTGCGGGCCGGCGAGCAAGTGTACAAGGTGACACGCTCCTTTGTTGGCAACAGAGAGATGGGCCAGATTACACTGAAGAAAGACCAG ATTGTTGTGAAGAAAGGTGATGAGGTGAACGCTTACCTGAAAGTCAGCACGGGACGCAAGCTGGGCTTTTTCCCTGCCAATTTACTGCAGGAGATCTGA
- the LOC133162633 gene encoding SH3 and cysteine-rich domain-containing protein 3-like isoform X3, which produces MANCDSLDDKASVDIHDSPPLPDNVKEEDNTVYFIYDEEVEEEERDEPPPPESIKPINDRPHKFKDHYCKKPKFCDVCARMIVLNNKFALRCKNCKTSIHHQCQSYVEFQRCFGKIPPGFRRAYSSPLYSSQQNATVSQLLPFSQSNRTDPVFETLRIGVIMANKERKKGSEDKKNMMMMMLEDDESQPKQQENGAEGTSSEGDKRGDKAPVDDKSKKPQPGKIGVFSQSHYYLALYRFKAIEKDDLDVHAGDRITVIDDSNEEWWRGKIADRAGFFPANYIIRVRAGEQVYKVTRSFVGNREMGQITLKKDQTFPATLPAFCFFFLSG; this is translated from the exons ATGGCCAACTGTGACTC GTTGGATGACAAGGCCTCTGTTGATATTCATGACAGCCCCCCTCTGCCGGATAATGTGAAAGAGGAGGATAACACG GTCTATTTCATCTACGAcgaggaggtggaggaagaggagcgagATGAACCGCCTCCGCCAGAGTCCATCAAACCCATCAATGACCGGCCACATAAATTCAAGGATCATTACTGCAAGAAGCCCAAATTCTGCGACGTGTGCGCTCGCATGATTGTTT TAAACAACAAGTTTGCATTGCGTTGCAAGAACTGCAAAACCAGCATCCACCACCAGTGTCAGTCCTACGTGGAGTTCCAGAGATGCTTTGGCAAAATT CCTCCAGGCTTCAGGAGAGCATACAGTTCTCCTCTGTACAGCAGCCAGCAGAATGCTACTGTCTCCCAACTCTTGCCTTTCT CGCAGTCGAATCGCACCGACCCCGTGTTTGAAACGCTGCGCATTGGCGTCATTATGGCCAACAAGGAGCGCAAGAAAGGATCAGAGGATAAAAAGAAC atgatgatgatgatgttggagGACGACGAGTCCCAGCCCAAGCAGCAGGAGAATGGAGCTGAAGGAA CGAGCTCAGAGGGAGACAAGCGAGGAGACAAAGCTCCCGTAGATGACAAG AGTAAAAAACCTCAGCCAGGAAAGATCGGCGTATTCAGTCAGTCTCACTACTACTTGGCTCTGTACCGCTTCAAGGCAATTGAGAAAGATGACCTGGACGTTCA CGCCGGCGACCGCATCACAGTGATCGATGACTCCAATGAGGAGTGGTGGAGG GGGAAGATCGCCGACAGGGCGGGCTTCTTCCCAGCCAACTACATTATCCGAGTGCGGGCCGGCGAGCAAGTGTACAAGGTGACACGCTCCTTTGTTGGCAACAGAGAGATGGGCCAGATTACACTGAAGAAAGACCAG ACTTTCCCCGCAACTCTTCCCgccttctgctttttttttttgtctggatgA
- the LOC133162633 gene encoding SH3 and cysteine-rich domain-containing protein 3-like isoform X1 translates to MANCDSLDDKASVDIHDSPPLPDNVKEEDNTVYFIYDEEVEEEERDEPPPPESIKPINDRPHKFKDHYCKKPKFCDVCARMIVLNNKFALRCKNCKTSIHHQCQSYVEFQRCFGKIPPGFRRAYSSPLYSSQQNATVSQLLPFSQSNRTDPVFETLRIGVIMANKERKKGSEDKKNMMMMMLEDDESQPKQQENGAEGTSSEGDKRGDKAPVDDKSKKPQPGKIGVFSQSHYYLALYRFKAIEKDDLDVHAGDRITVIDDSNEEWWRGKIADRAGFFPANYIIRVRAGEQVYKVTRSFVGNREMGQITLKKDQIVVKKGDEVNAYLKVSTGRKLGFFPANLLQEI, encoded by the exons ATGGCCAACTGTGACTC GTTGGATGACAAGGCCTCTGTTGATATTCATGACAGCCCCCCTCTGCCGGATAATGTGAAAGAGGAGGATAACACG GTCTATTTCATCTACGAcgaggaggtggaggaagaggagcgagATGAACCGCCTCCGCCAGAGTCCATCAAACCCATCAATGACCGGCCACATAAATTCAAGGATCATTACTGCAAGAAGCCCAAATTCTGCGACGTGTGCGCTCGCATGATTGTTT TAAACAACAAGTTTGCATTGCGTTGCAAGAACTGCAAAACCAGCATCCACCACCAGTGTCAGTCCTACGTGGAGTTCCAGAGATGCTTTGGCAAAATT CCTCCAGGCTTCAGGAGAGCATACAGTTCTCCTCTGTACAGCAGCCAGCAGAATGCTACTGTCTCCCAACTCTTGCCTTTCT CGCAGTCGAATCGCACCGACCCCGTGTTTGAAACGCTGCGCATTGGCGTCATTATGGCCAACAAGGAGCGCAAGAAAGGATCAGAGGATAAAAAGAAC atgatgatgatgatgttggagGACGACGAGTCCCAGCCCAAGCAGCAGGAGAATGGAGCTGAAGGAA CGAGCTCAGAGGGAGACAAGCGAGGAGACAAAGCTCCCGTAGATGACAAG AGTAAAAAACCTCAGCCAGGAAAGATCGGCGTATTCAGTCAGTCTCACTACTACTTGGCTCTGTACCGCTTCAAGGCAATTGAGAAAGATGACCTGGACGTTCA CGCCGGCGACCGCATCACAGTGATCGATGACTCCAATGAGGAGTGGTGGAGG GGGAAGATCGCCGACAGGGCGGGCTTCTTCCCAGCCAACTACATTATCCGAGTGCGGGCCGGCGAGCAAGTGTACAAGGTGACACGCTCCTTTGTTGGCAACAGAGAGATGGGCCAGATTACACTGAAGAAAGACCAG ATTGTTGTGAAGAAAGGTGATGAGGTGAACGCTTACCTGAAAGTCAGCACGGGACGCAAGCTGGGCTTTTTCCCTGCCAATTTACTGCAGGAGATCTGA